Proteins encoded in a region of the Streptomyces sp. NBC_00513 genome:
- a CDS encoding cytochrome c oxidase subunit II, which translates to MSPYGSDRSPRRPMRRKLLQALTAGVVLATATGCSYTWKDFPRLGMPTPVTEEAPRILSLWQGSWAAALITGILVWGLILWSVIFHRRSRTKIEVPAQTRYNMPIEALYTVVPLIIVSVLFYFTARDESKLLALSKPAHTINVVGYQWSWGFNYIEDVDGDPATPKLPAPSVGEEKKEGAVPVPKELASIPDRFAKDFPKGAEGVYTQGVPGDRNPQTGNPGPTLWLPKGEKVRFILSSNDVIHSFWVVPFLFKQDVIPGHTNVFEVTPSQEGTFMGKCAELCGVDHSRMLFNVKVVSPEKYQAHLKELAEKGQTGFLPAGIKQTDPARNSETNKL; encoded by the coding sequence GTGAGTCCCTACGGCTCCGACCGCTCGCCGCGGCGCCCGATGCGGCGGAAGCTGCTCCAGGCGCTGACTGCGGGCGTGGTCCTGGCGACCGCCACTGGTTGCTCGTATACATGGAAAGACTTCCCTCGCCTCGGAATGCCGACTCCGGTAACTGAGGAGGCGCCGCGCATTCTCTCCCTCTGGCAGGGATCCTGGGCTGCCGCGCTGATCACGGGCATCCTGGTGTGGGGCCTGATCCTGTGGAGCGTCATCTTCCACCGGCGCAGCCGCACGAAGATCGAGGTTCCGGCGCAGACCCGGTACAACATGCCCATCGAGGCGCTGTACACCGTGGTCCCGCTCATCATCGTCTCGGTGCTCTTCTACTTCACCGCGCGTGACGAGTCGAAGTTGCTCGCCCTCTCCAAGCCCGCCCACACCATCAACGTGGTCGGCTACCAGTGGAGCTGGGGCTTCAACTACATCGAGGACGTCGACGGCGACCCCGCGACCCCGAAGCTGCCGGCCCCGTCGGTCGGAGAGGAGAAGAAGGAGGGGGCCGTCCCGGTCCCCAAGGAGCTCGCCTCCATCCCGGACCGCTTCGCCAAGGACTTCCCCAAGGGCGCCGAAGGCGTCTACACCCAGGGCGTCCCCGGTGACCGGAACCCGCAGACGGGCAACCCGGGTCCGACCCTCTGGCTCCCCAAGGGCGAGAAGGTCCGCTTCATCCTCTCGTCCAATGACGTCATCCACTCGTTCTGGGTGGTTCCCTTCCTGTTCAAGCAGGACGTCATCCCCGGCCACACCAACGTCTTCGAGGTGACCCCCTCCCAGGAGGGCACCTTCATGGGCAAGTGCGCCGAGCTCTGTGGTGTCGACCACTCCCGGATGCTCTTCAACGTGAAGGTCGTCTCGCCGGAGAAGTACCAGGCGCACCTGAAGGAACTGGCCGAGAAGGGGCAGACCGGCTTCCTGCCGGCCGGCATCAAGCAGACCGACCCGGCCCGGAACTCGGAGACGAACAAACTGTGA
- the ctaD gene encoding cytochrome c oxidase subunit I encodes MSILNESQGAAADSYENELPVRRKQPGNVVVKWLTTTDHKTIGTMYLITSFVFFIIGGIMALFMRAELARPGTQIMSNEQFNQAFTMHGTIMLLMFATPLFAGFANWIMPLQIGAPDVAFPRLNMFAYWLYLFGSTIAVAGFVTPNGAADFGWFAYSPLSDAVRSPGIGADMWIMGLAFSGFGTILGSVNFITTIICMRAPGMTMFRMPIFTWNVLLTGVLVLLAFPVLAAALFALEADRKFGAHVFDAANGGALLWQHLFWFFGHPEVYIIALPFFGIISEVIPVFSRKPMFGYIGLIAATIAIAGLSVTVWAHHMYVTGGVLLPFFSFMTFLIAVPTGVKFFNWIGTMWKGSLSFETPMLWAVGFLITFTFGGLTGVILASPPMDFHVSDSYFVVAHFHYVIFGTVVFAMFSGFHFWWPKFTGKMLDERLGKITFWTLFVGFHGTFLVQHWLGAEGMARRYADYLEADGFTALNTISTISSFLLGLSMLPFMYNVWKTAKYGKKVEVDDPWGYGRSLEWATSCPPPRHNFLTLPRIRSESPAFDLHHPEIAALDHLEDHGAGTKAVTGGKEAGK; translated from the coding sequence GTGAGCATCCTCAACGAATCTCAGGGTGCCGCCGCCGACTCGTATGAGAACGAGCTGCCGGTACGGCGCAAGCAGCCGGGCAATGTCGTCGTGAAGTGGTTGACCACCACCGACCACAAGACCATCGGCACGATGTACCTGATCACGTCGTTCGTGTTCTTCATCATCGGCGGGATCATGGCGCTCTTCATGCGCGCCGAGCTGGCCCGTCCGGGTACGCAGATCATGTCGAACGAGCAGTTCAACCAGGCGTTCACCATGCATGGCACGATCATGCTGCTGATGTTCGCCACCCCGCTCTTCGCGGGCTTCGCGAACTGGATCATGCCGCTGCAGATCGGCGCGCCCGACGTGGCGTTCCCGCGGCTGAACATGTTCGCGTACTGGCTGTACCTCTTCGGCTCGACCATCGCGGTCGCCGGCTTCGTGACGCCGAACGGCGCGGCCGACTTCGGTTGGTTCGCCTACTCGCCCCTGTCGGACGCGGTGCGTTCGCCGGGCATCGGCGCCGACATGTGGATCATGGGTCTGGCCTTCTCCGGCTTCGGCACGATCCTCGGCTCGGTCAACTTCATCACCACGATCATCTGCATGCGCGCGCCCGGCATGACGATGTTCCGCATGCCGATCTTCACCTGGAACGTGCTGCTGACCGGTGTCCTGGTCCTGCTCGCCTTCCCGGTCCTCGCCGCCGCGCTCTTCGCGCTGGAGGCCGACCGGAAGTTCGGTGCGCACGTCTTCGACGCGGCCAACGGCGGTGCCTTGCTGTGGCAACACCTCTTCTGGTTCTTCGGACACCCAGAGGTGTACATCATCGCCTTGCCCTTCTTCGGCATCATCTCCGAGGTCATCCCGGTCTTCTCGCGCAAGCCGATGTTCGGTTACATCGGCCTGATCGCCGCGACGATCGCCATCGCCGGCCTCTCGGTGACGGTGTGGGCCCACCACATGTACGTCACCGGCGGTGTGCTGCTGCCGTTCTTCTCCTTCATGACCTTCCTGATCGCGGTACCGACCGGTGTGAAGTTCTTCAACTGGATCGGCACCATGTGGAAGGGCTCGTTGTCCTTCGAGACCCCGATGCTCTGGGCCGTCGGCTTCCTGATCACCTTCACCTTCGGTGGTCTGACCGGCGTCATCCTGGCCTCGCCCCCGATGGACTTCCACGTCTCCGACTCGTACTTCGTCGTCGCGCACTTCCACTACGTGATCTTCGGCACCGTGGTGTTCGCGATGTTCTCCGGCTTCCACTTCTGGTGGCCGAAGTTCACGGGCAAGATGCTGGACGAGCGCCTCGGCAAGATCACGTTCTGGACGCTGTTCGTCGGCTTCCACGGCACCTTCCTGGTGCAGCACTGGCTGGGCGCCGAGGGCATGGCGCGTCGTTACGCCGACTACCTCGAGGCCGACGGCTTCACCGCGCTGAACACGATCTCCACGATCAGCTCGTTCCTGCTCGGCCTGTCGATGCTGCCCTTCATGTACAACGTCTGGAAGACGGCGAAGTACGGGAAGAAGGTCGAGGTCGACGACCCGTGGGGCTACGGCCGTTCGCTCGAATGGGCGACTTCCTGCCCGCCGCCGCGGCACAACTTCCTCACCCTTCCGCGGATTCGTTCCGAGTCCCCGGCGTTCGACCTGCACCACCCGGAGATCGCGGCCCTCGACCACCTTGAGGACCACGGCGCCGGCACCAAGGCCGTCACCGGTGGCAAGGAGGCCGGCAAGTGA
- a CDS encoding cytochrome c oxidase subunit 4, translated as MKIQGKMFLWLSFFILIMAVVYGVWSKEPVGTTALFLAFGLSVMIGYYLAFTAKRVDEMAQDNLEADVADEAGELGFFSPHSWQPLSLAIGGALAFMGVIFGWWLMYFSAPIIVIGLWGWVYEYYRGENQNQ; from the coding sequence GTGAAGATCCAGGGCAAGATGTTCCTCTGGCTCTCCTTCTTCATCCTGATCATGGCCGTCGTGTACGGCGTGTGGTCGAAGGAGCCCGTAGGCACCACCGCGCTCTTCCTGGCCTTCGGCCTGAGCGTCATGATCGGCTACTACCTGGCCTTCACGGCCAAGCGCGTCGACGAGATGGCCCAGGACAACCTGGAGGCCGACGTCGCCGACGAGGCGGGCGAGCTGGGGTTCTTCTCCCCGCACAGCTGGCAGCCGCTCTCGCTGGCCATCGGTGGCGCGCTCGCCTTCATGGGCGTCATCTTCGGCTGGTGGCTCATGTACTTCTCGGCCCCGATCATCGTGATCGGCCTGTGGGGCTGGGTGTACGAGTACTACCGCGGTGAGAACCAGAACCAGTAG
- a CDS encoding carbohydrate kinase family protein — protein MRIAVTGSIATDHLMTFPGRFADQLVADQLHTVSLSFLVDNLDVRRGGVGPNICFGMGQLGSRPVLVGAAGSDFDEYRAWLDRNGVDTESVRISEVLHTARFVCTTDADHNQIGSFYTGAMSEARLIELKAVADRVGGLDLVLIGADDPEAMLRHTEECRTRGIPFAADFSQQIARMDGDNIRTLMEGATYLFSNEYEKGLIESKSGWTDAEILAKVGTRVTTLGSQGVRIDRVGEEPIVVGCPEETAKVDPTGVGDAFRAGFLTGLGWGVGLERAAQVGCMLATLVIETLGTQEYTLARAHFMERFTKAYGDEAAAEVRSHLSA, from the coding sequence GTGCGCATCGCAGTCACCGGCTCCATCGCCACCGACCACCTCATGACCTTCCCCGGCCGTTTCGCCGATCAGCTGGTCGCGGACCAGTTGCACACGGTCTCCCTCTCCTTCCTCGTGGACAACCTCGACGTACGGCGGGGCGGTGTCGGCCCGAACATCTGCTTCGGAATGGGTCAGCTCGGCAGTCGTCCCGTCCTGGTCGGCGCGGCCGGCTCGGACTTCGACGAGTACCGCGCGTGGCTGGACCGCAACGGGGTCGACACCGAGTCCGTGCGGATCTCCGAGGTGCTGCACACCGCGCGCTTCGTCTGCACGACGGACGCCGACCACAACCAGATCGGCTCCTTCTACACGGGCGCGATGAGCGAGGCCCGGCTGATCGAGCTGAAGGCCGTCGCCGACCGGGTGGGCGGGCTGGACCTCGTCCTCATCGGCGCCGACGACCCCGAGGCGATGCTGCGCCACACCGAGGAGTGCCGCACGCGCGGGATCCCCTTCGCCGCCGACTTCTCGCAGCAGATCGCCCGCATGGACGGCGACAACATCCGCACCCTGATGGAGGGCGCGACGTACCTCTTCTCGAACGAGTACGAGAAAGGCCTCATCGAGTCGAAGTCCGGCTGGACCGACGCGGAGATCCTGGCCAAGGTCGGCACCCGGGTGACGACGCTGGGCTCCCAGGGCGTGCGGATCGACCGGGTCGGCGAGGAGCCGATCGTCGTCGGCTGCCCCGAGGAGACCGCCAAGGTGGACCCGACGGGCGTCGGCGACGCCTTCCGCGCCGGTTTCCTGACGGGCCTGGGCTGGGGCGTCGGCCTGGAGCGGGCGGCGCAGGTGGGCTGCATGCTCGCCACGCTGGTCATCGAGACGCTGGGCACGCAGGAGTACACGCTGGCGCGGGCGCACTTCATGGAGCGCTTCACCAAGGCGTACGGCGACGAGGCCGCGGCCGAGGTCCGGTCCCACCTCTCGGCGTAA
- a CDS encoding cysteine desulfurase/sulfurtransferase TusA family protein — MPYFDTASAAPLHPVARQALLAALDEGWADPARLYREGRRARLLLDAAREAAAEAVGCRPDELVFTPSGTHAVHTGLAGALAGRRRVGGHLVVSAVEHSSVLHAAEVHAAGGGTVTEVPVDRFGAVNPAEYAAVLGPTTALACLQSANHEVGTVQPVAEVAEVCGAAGVPLLVDAAQSLAWGRVEGGWSLLTASAHKWGGPPGVGLLAARKGVRFSPQGPSDERESGRSPGFVNLPAIVAAAASLRAVRAEADVEAARLRVLVDRIRRRVARLVPDVEVVGDPDRRLPHLVTFSCLYVDGETLLHELDRAGYSVSSGSSCTSSTLTPSHVLRAMGVLSEGNVRVSLPPGTTADDVNGFLEVLPRAVADVREKLGVSEPEPCAPVADAVRLDALGLRCPQPVIELARAIVTVPVGGTVTVVSDDEVARLDIPAWCAMRGHAYLGETAAEVGVAYAVRRLR; from the coding sequence ATGCCGTACTTCGACACCGCCTCAGCCGCCCCGCTGCACCCTGTGGCCCGTCAGGCGCTGCTGGCCGCCCTGGACGAGGGCTGGGCCGACCCGGCCCGGCTGTACCGGGAGGGCCGCCGCGCCCGGTTGCTGTTGGACGCGGCGCGCGAGGCCGCCGCCGAGGCGGTGGGCTGTCGCCCCGACGAGCTGGTGTTCACTCCTTCGGGGACGCACGCGGTTCACACGGGCCTCGCCGGAGCCCTGGCCGGACGCCGGCGGGTCGGCGGGCACCTGGTGGTGTCGGCGGTCGAACACAGTTCGGTACTGCACGCCGCCGAGGTGCACGCGGCCGGCGGCGGCACGGTCACCGAGGTGCCGGTCGACCGCTTCGGCGCGGTCAACCCGGCGGAGTACGCCGCCGTGCTCGGCCCGACCACGGCGCTGGCCTGTCTCCAGTCGGCCAATCACGAGGTGGGCACCGTCCAGCCGGTGGCGGAGGTCGCCGAGGTGTGCGGCGCGGCCGGGGTGCCGTTGCTGGTGGACGCGGCGCAGTCGCTGGCGTGGGGCCGGGTGGAGGGCGGGTGGTCGCTGCTCACCGCGAGCGCCCACAAGTGGGGTGGTCCGCCCGGGGTCGGGCTGTTGGCCGCCCGCAAGGGGGTCCGTTTCTCCCCCCAAGGGCCTTCGGACGAAAGGGAGTCGGGCCGCTCCCCCGGTTTCGTCAATCTACCCGCGATCGTGGCGGCGGCCGCCTCGCTGCGGGCGGTGCGCGCCGAGGCCGATGTGGAGGCGGCCCGACTGCGGGTGCTGGTGGACCGGATCCGGAGGCGGGTGGCCCGGTTGGTGCCGGACGTGGAGGTGGTCGGCGACCCGGACCGGCGGTTGCCGCACCTGGTCACGTTCTCCTGCCTGTACGTCGACGGGGAGACCCTGCTGCACGAGCTGGACCGGGCGGGCTACTCGGTGTCCTCCGGCTCCTCCTGCACCAGTTCGACCCTGACGCCTTCGCACGTGCTGCGGGCCATGGGGGTGCTGTCGGAGGGGAACGTACGGGTGTCCCTGCCGCCCGGGACCACCGCCGACGACGTGAACGGCTTCCTGGAGGTCCTGCCGCGCGCGGTGGCCGACGTCCGGGAGAAGCTCGGGGTGAGCGAGCCGGAGCCGTGCGCGCCGGTCGCGGACGCGGTGCGCCTCGACGCCCTGGGGCTGCGCTGCCCCCAGCCGGTGATCGAACTGGCCCGGGCGATCGTGACGGTGCCGGTGGGCGGCACGGTGACGGTCGTGTCGGACGACGAGGTCGCCCGCCTGGACATCCCGGCGTGGTGCGCGATGCGCGGCCACGCCTACCTGGGCGAGACGGCGGCCGAGGTGGGCGTGGCGTACGCGGTCCGCCGGCTGCGCTGA